A stretch of the Trueperaceae bacterium genome encodes the following:
- the pta gene encoding phosphate acetyltransferase — protein MSAPSGLLLVPTEARVGLTSVSLGLLRALERRGLRVGFVKPIRQPGDDGGPERSTAFARGTTALDPPEPLPFARAEALLAAGRRHELMQEAVALYERAAEGKDVVVVEGLTATATHPELDAINAQLAQAMDAQVVLVAALGESPAALSDRLRVAAEPFGGVAAARVIGVVVNKLGADSRAVAGAARPTTPAAPAITPAELVAGTPVLASGELRLLGAVPFDPRLSSPRTRDMARHLGATVIVEGEIDTRRVADVSLVARTVGNMTHRLRPDALLITPGDRDDVILAAAMAALNGVPLAGLVLTGGIAPDENVMRLCSRAFATGLPLLAVDTDSYVTAARAAAFDPEVPLDDAERLGWVMDAVAEHLDLDWLVERVAQGREPRLSPPAFLHRLVERARKANKLIVLPEGTEPRTLRAAAHCAERGIARCRLLGDPDDVARAAEAVGVSLGPGIEVVAPTDELRERYVAPMVELRKHKGLTADGARNQLKDDVVLGTMMLATGEVDGLVAGAVHTTAHTVRPALQLIKTKEGALLVSSVFFMCLPDEVLVFGDCAVNPDPNPEELADIAVQSADSALAFGIPARVALISYSTGASGEGVDVEKVRKATEIARLRRPELLIEGPLQYDAATVPEVARQKAPDSAIAGRATVLVFPDLNTGNATYKAVQRSAGVISIGPMLQGLRRPVNDLSRGASVEDIVYTIALTAIQADS, from the coding sequence ATGTCGGCGCCCTCCGGCCTGCTGCTCGTGCCCACGGAGGCGCGCGTGGGCCTGACGTCGGTGAGCCTCGGCCTGCTGCGGGCGCTGGAGCGGCGCGGCCTGCGCGTCGGGTTCGTCAAGCCGATCAGGCAGCCCGGCGACGACGGCGGGCCCGAGCGGTCGACGGCGTTCGCGAGGGGCACCACGGCGCTGGACCCGCCCGAGCCCCTGCCGTTCGCGCGCGCCGAGGCGCTGCTCGCCGCCGGCCGGCGGCACGAGCTGATGCAGGAGGCCGTCGCGCTCTACGAGCGCGCGGCGGAGGGCAAGGACGTCGTGGTCGTCGAGGGCCTCACGGCCACGGCCACCCACCCGGAGCTCGACGCCATCAACGCCCAGCTCGCGCAGGCCATGGACGCGCAGGTCGTGCTCGTGGCCGCGCTGGGCGAGTCGCCCGCGGCGCTCTCCGACCGCCTGCGCGTGGCCGCGGAGCCGTTCGGCGGCGTCGCGGCGGCGCGCGTGATCGGCGTCGTCGTCAACAAGCTCGGCGCCGACTCCCGGGCCGTGGCGGGGGCGGCGCGGCCGACCACGCCCGCCGCTCCCGCGATCACGCCGGCCGAGCTCGTCGCCGGCACCCCGGTGCTGGCCTCCGGCGAGCTGCGCCTGCTGGGCGCCGTGCCCTTCGACCCGCGGCTCTCCTCCCCGCGCACGCGGGACATGGCGCGGCACCTCGGCGCCACCGTGATCGTGGAGGGCGAGATCGACACGCGCCGCGTCGCCGACGTCTCTCTCGTCGCGAGGACGGTGGGCAACATGACGCACCGCTTGAGGCCCGACGCCCTGCTGATCACCCCCGGCGACCGCGACGACGTGATCCTGGCGGCGGCGATGGCGGCCCTGAACGGCGTGCCCCTCGCCGGCCTGGTGCTCACCGGCGGCATCGCGCCGGACGAGAACGTGATGCGACTGTGCTCGCGAGCGTTCGCCACCGGCCTGCCGCTGTTGGCCGTGGACACCGACTCCTACGTCACGGCCGCCAGGGCGGCGGCCTTCGACCCCGAGGTGCCGCTCGACGACGCCGAGCGGCTCGGTTGGGTGATGGACGCCGTCGCCGAGCACCTCGACCTCGACTGGCTCGTCGAGCGCGTCGCCCAGGGCCGCGAGCCGCGCCTCTCGCCGCCGGCCTTCCTGCACCGCCTGGTGGAGCGGGCGAGGAAGGCGAACAAGCTCATCGTCCTGCCCGAGGGGACGGAGCCGCGCACGCTGAGGGCCGCGGCGCACTGCGCCGAGCGCGGCATCGCCCGCTGCCGGCTCCTCGGCGACCCGGACGACGTGGCGCGGGCGGCGGAGGCCGTGGGCGTCTCCCTCGGCCCCGGCATCGAGGTCGTGGCGCCCACGGACGAGCTGCGCGAGCGCTACGTGGCGCCGATGGTCGAGCTGCGCAAGCACAAGGGCCTCACCGCGGACGGGGCGCGCAACCAGCTCAAGGACGACGTCGTGCTGGGCACGATGATGCTGGCGACGGGCGAGGTCGACGGCCTGGTGGCGGGCGCCGTGCACACGACCGCGCACACGGTCAGGCCGGCCCTGCAGCTCATCAAGACCAAGGAGGGCGCGCTGCTCGTCTCGTCGGTGTTCTTCATGTGCCTGCCGGACGAGGTCCTCGTCTTCGGCGACTGCGCCGTGAACCCCGACCCGAACCCGGAGGAGCTCGCCGACATCGCCGTCCAGTCGGCGGACTCCGCGCTGGCGTTCGGCATCCCGGCCCGCGTGGCGCTGATCAGCTACTCGACGGGCGCCTCCGGCGAGGGCGTGGACGTGGAGAAGGTGAGGAAGGCCACCGAGATCGCGCGGCTGCGGCGCCCCGAGCTGCTCATCGAGGGCCCGCTGCAGTACGACGCCGCCACGGTGCCGGAGGTCGCGCGGCAGAAGGCCCCGGACAGCGCGATCGCCGGGCGCGCCACGGTCCTAGTGTTCCCCGACCTCAACACCGGGAACGCCACGTACAAGGCCGTGCAGCGCTCGGCCGGCGTCATCTCGATCGGGCCCATGCTGCAGGGGCTGAGGAGGCCGGTCAACGACCTCTCGCGCGGCGCCTCGGTCGAGGACATCGTGTACACGATCGCTCTGACGGCCATCCAGGCCGACAGCTGA
- a CDS encoding Crp/Fnr family transcriptional regulator gives MALPAFDVLARCPLLAGLADDDLRALAARATLRDYAAGETLFLEGDPSLGLLVIAEGEVKVFLISPVSGRELLLHHERQFSTVAELVALDGGPYPASAQAVTDTALYVVEHERFVGVLRERPQVALHLMRSLGRHLRRLVGLVNQISFQEVQHRLAGHLLRMAAGGVPFELMTNAEIGARIGTVPELVSRNLSRLHAAGAIRMSGRTVVAVDEEALAEMARSAGR, from the coding sequence GTGGCGCTCCCGGCCTTCGACGTCCTCGCCCGTTGCCCGCTGCTGGCGGGGCTGGCCGACGACGACCTGCGGGCGCTCGCCGCCCGCGCCACGCTGCGCGACTACGCCGCCGGGGAGACGCTCTTCCTCGAGGGCGACCCGTCCCTCGGCCTGCTGGTCATCGCCGAGGGCGAGGTCAAGGTCTTCCTCATATCACCGGTCAGCGGCCGGGAGCTCCTGCTCCATCACGAGCGCCAGTTCTCGACCGTGGCGGAGCTCGTCGCGCTCGACGGCGGACCCTACCCCGCCAGCGCGCAGGCGGTGACCGACACCGCCCTCTACGTCGTGGAGCACGAGCGCTTCGTGGGCGTGCTGCGCGAGCGACCGCAGGTGGCGCTGCACCTCATGCGCTCTCTCGGCCGCCACCTGCGGCGCCTGGTGGGCCTGGTGAACCAGATCTCGTTCCAGGAGGTCCAGCACCGCCTGGCCGGCCACCTGCTGCGCATGGCCGCGGGCGGCGTGCCGTTCGAGCTGATGACGAACGCCGAGATCGGCGCGCGCATCGGGACGGTGCCCGAGCTCGTCAGCCGGAACCTCTCGCGGCTCCACGCCGCCGGTGCCATCCGCATGTCGGGCCGCACCGTGGTGGCGGTCGACGAGGAGGCCCTGGCCGAGATGGCGCGGTCGGCCGGCCGCTAG
- a CDS encoding Smr/MutS family protein: MEASPRALERLSFDRVLAALAARASTRLGAELAGTLGPHVGPAAADDLHRRTAEVLEGGELSLGGIEDIRPLLRRVREGGMLSGEEILSAAYTLDAVATLRRSVAASNRPALTELAARIGGFDGLLRLVREQLDVDGNVRDDATPKLREIRQRLAPLRGRIKERLARLLEVHAADVQEPIITLRRERYVIPVKASAQSRVPGLALDRSDSGATVFVEPASVVELNNELALLEMEERDEVRRILLALSRRLADEPLVDESLAVVAELDVVNAAARLAKDWRLVAPAFDAAGRVRLPGARHPLVADCVPNDVELDADRRLLVVTGPNAGGKTVLLKTVGLAAVMAHSGLYVAAAPGGQALLPRLAALLADIGDQQSIEASLSTYAGHLLNLREIVERAGPDTLVLIDELGSGTDPDEGAALSQAILERVLRGGARGVVTTHLAPLKVFAGEAEGAVNAAMSFDLDELRPTYRLTVGQPGRSYALAIAERIGLDEELLERASQLLGAEAGRLEGLLAALEEQRAALTAERDEARRRTDAAVAEAALLREQIETLRAREEELIAAAAARAEELLGETLQQAARLKRAATSQPEQRSRALQELQELRRAAKRAARRGGGEERRADDATTRDPFRRGATVEVPAYGARGRVVEDRGDALLVQLGLVKVEVAKRDARPVAEENAGAGRPTGPAGVGTASFDEELDVRGARVEEALEAVRGFIAEAQALKVGSVRILHGKGTGALRDAIRQELRGTRAVKGFADAVPYEGGHGVTVVELRA; this comes from the coding sequence GTGGAAGCGAGCCCACGGGCCCTCGAGCGCCTCTCCTTCGACCGCGTGCTGGCCGCGCTGGCCGCGCGGGCGAGCACGCGCCTGGGCGCGGAGCTGGCCGGCACGCTCGGCCCTCACGTCGGGCCCGCGGCCGCGGACGACCTGCACCGGCGCACCGCGGAGGTGTTGGAGGGCGGCGAGCTGTCGCTGGGCGGCATCGAGGACATCAGGCCGCTGCTGAGGCGCGTGCGCGAGGGCGGGATGCTCTCGGGCGAGGAGATCCTCAGCGCCGCCTACACCCTCGACGCCGTCGCCACGCTGCGCCGCAGCGTCGCCGCCTCGAACCGGCCGGCCCTGACCGAGCTGGCCGCGCGGATCGGCGGCTTCGACGGCCTGCTGCGGCTGGTGCGCGAGCAGCTCGACGTAGACGGCAACGTCCGCGACGACGCCACCCCCAAGCTGCGGGAGATCAGGCAGCGCCTCGCGCCCCTGCGCGGGCGCATCAAGGAGCGCCTCGCCAGGCTGCTCGAGGTCCACGCCGCCGACGTGCAGGAGCCGATCATCACGCTGCGGCGCGAGCGCTACGTGATCCCCGTGAAGGCGTCGGCGCAGTCGCGCGTGCCGGGCCTGGCCCTCGACAGGTCCGACTCCGGCGCCACCGTGTTCGTCGAGCCGGCGTCGGTGGTGGAGCTGAACAACGAGCTGGCCCTCCTCGAGATGGAGGAGCGGGACGAGGTCAGGCGCATCCTGCTCGCCCTCTCCCGTCGCCTAGCCGACGAGCCCCTCGTCGACGAGAGCCTCGCGGTCGTCGCCGAGCTCGACGTCGTGAACGCCGCGGCGCGCCTGGCCAAGGACTGGCGCCTGGTGGCGCCCGCGTTCGACGCTGCCGGTCGCGTGCGCCTGCCGGGGGCGCGGCACCCGCTCGTCGCGGACTGCGTCCCCAACGACGTCGAGCTCGACGCGGACAGGCGGCTGCTCGTCGTCACCGGCCCCAACGCCGGCGGGAAGACCGTGCTGCTGAAGACCGTCGGCCTGGCAGCGGTCATGGCCCACAGCGGCCTCTACGTCGCCGCGGCGCCGGGCGGTCAGGCGCTGCTGCCGCGGCTCGCGGCCCTGCTCGCCGACATCGGCGACCAGCAGAGCATCGAGGCGTCGCTGTCGACCTACGCCGGCCACCTCCTGAACCTCAGGGAGATCGTCGAGCGCGCCGGACCCGACACCCTGGTGCTCATCGACGAGCTCGGCTCCGGCACCGACCCGGACGAGGGCGCCGCGCTGTCGCAGGCGATCCTCGAGCGCGTGCTCCGGGGCGGGGCCCGCGGCGTCGTGACCACGCACCTCGCGCCGTTGAAGGTCTTCGCCGGCGAGGCCGAGGGCGCCGTGAACGCCGCCATGAGCTTCGACCTCGACGAGCTGCGCCCCACCTACAGGCTCACCGTGGGCCAGCCGGGCCGCAGCTACGCGCTCGCCATAGCCGAGCGCATCGGGCTCGACGAGGAGCTGCTGGAGCGGGCGTCCCAGCTCCTCGGCGCCGAGGCCGGCCGCCTCGAGGGACTGCTGGCCGCGCTGGAGGAGCAGCGGGCCGCGCTCACTGCCGAGCGCGACGAGGCGCGGCGGCGCACCGACGCGGCTGTGGCGGAGGCCGCGCTGCTGCGCGAGCAGATCGAGACGCTGCGCGCCCGCGAGGAGGAGCTGATCGCCGCCGCCGCGGCCAGGGCCGAGGAGCTGCTAGGCGAGACGCTGCAGCAGGCCGCGCGCCTCAAGCGCGCCGCGACGTCGCAGCCCGAGCAGCGCTCGCGCGCCCTCCAGGAGCTGCAGGAGCTGCGCCGCGCCGCCAAGCGGGCCGCGCGGCGCGGCGGCGGGGAGGAGCGCCGGGCGGACGACGCGACGACGCGGGACCCGTTCCGCCGCGGCGCGACGGTGGAGGTGCCGGCCTACGGGGCGCGCGGCCGGGTCGTGGAGGACCGCGGCGACGCGCTGCTCGTCCAGCTCGGCCTGGTGAAGGTCGAGGTCGCCAAGCGCGACGCCAGGCCCGTCGCGGAGGAGAACGCGGGCGCGGGCCGGCCGACCGGGCCAGCGGGGGTCGGCACCGCGTCGTTCGACGAGGAGCTCGACGTGCGCGGCGCCAGGGTCGAGGAGGCGCTGGAGGCCGTGCGCGGCTTCATCGCCGAGGCGCAGGCCCTCAAGGTGGGCAGCGTGCGCATCCTGCACGGCAAGGGCACCGGCGCCCTACGCGACGCGATCAGGCAGGAGCTGAGGGGGACCAGGGCCGTGAAGGGCTTCGCCGACGCCGTGCCGTACGAGGGCGGCCACGGCGTCACGGTCGTCGAGCTGCGGGCCTGA
- a CDS encoding DUF2249 domain-containing protein, whose translation MREAYLDNRGLQPPEPMIRTLALLEELEAGDVLTIHNDRVPVYLLPQLLDQGATYEVEELPDGSAKVRIVKGAP comes from the coding sequence GTGCGAGAGGCTTACCTCGACAACCGGGGACTGCAGCCGCCGGAGCCGATGATCCGGACGCTGGCCCTGCTCGAGGAGCTGGAGGCCGGCGACGTGCTGACGATCCACAACGACCGCGTCCCCGTCTACCTCCTGCCCCAGCTCCTGGACCAGGGCGCGACCTACGAGGTCGAGGAGCTGCCTGACGGCAGCGCCAAGGTGCGGATCGTCAAGGGCGCACCTTGA
- a CDS encoding DUF2249 domain-containing protein, which translates to MKQLDVREVPPRQRHPLIFQTFDALAPGEAFELINDHDPKPLYYQLQAERGGQLAWQYLEQGPERWRVKVGKAA; encoded by the coding sequence GTGAAGCAGCTTGACGTACGCGAGGTCCCGCCGCGCCAGCGGCACCCCCTCATCTTCCAGACGTTCGACGCCCTCGCGCCGGGCGAGGCGTTCGAGCTGATCAACGACCACGACCCCAAGCCCCTCTACTACCAGCTCCAGGCCGAGCGGGGCGGGCAGCTCGCCTGGCAGTACCTGGAGCAGGGCCCCGAGCGCTGGCGCGTGAAGGTGGGCAAGGCCGCCTGA
- a CDS encoding DUF1858 domain-containing protein, whose amino-acid sequence METKSPSHDELRRMRVSDLLAAHPGCLDVLVRYGFTPLRQPALRRVLARTVDLGQAVLIRGLTAEDEASLLVELEGLLAGRSTEPAPTSEPARRTSEVA is encoded by the coding sequence GTGGAGACGAAGAGCCCGAGCCACGACGAGCTGCGGCGCATGCGCGTGTCCGACCTGCTGGCGGCCCACCCCGGCTGCCTCGACGTCCTGGTGAGGTACGGCTTCACGCCGCTGCGCCAGCCGGCGCTCCGGCGCGTCCTCGCGCGCACCGTCGACCTCGGCCAGGCCGTGCTGATCCGCGGCCTCACCGCCGAGGACGAGGCGTCCCTGCTGGTCGAGCTGGAGGGCCTGCTCGCGGGCAGGTCCACCGAGCCGGCGCCGACGAGCGAGCCGGCCCGGCGGACGAGCGAGGTGGCCTAG
- a CDS encoding metal-sulfur cluster assembly factor codes for MTTQMVLSERDASAPAAEVLGALTAVIDPELGVDVVNLGLVYEVSVVGAAVSVRMTLTTPGCPLHATIEEQVRACVAAVPGVEQVDVELVWDPPWTPMSMTEEGKRQLGFF; via the coding sequence GTGACCACACAGATGGTGCTCTCCGAACGGGACGCGTCCGCGCCCGCCGCCGAGGTGCTGGGCGCGCTGACCGCCGTGATCGACCCGGAGCTCGGCGTCGACGTCGTGAACCTCGGGCTCGTCTACGAGGTGTCCGTCGTCGGCGCCGCCGTGAGCGTGCGCATGACTCTGACGACCCCCGGCTGCCCGCTGCACGCCACCATCGAGGAGCAGGTGCGGGCGTGCGTCGCGGCGGTGCCCGGCGTGGAGCAGGTCGACGTGGAGCTCGTCTGGGACCCGCCGTGGACACCCATGTCGATGACCGAGGAGGGCAAGCGGCAGCTCGGCTTCTTCTGA
- a CDS encoding ferredoxin → MNRLRRPSHVYVDLERCIGCEVCEDVSPGTLAAAARGPVPADENSLDAMAACPTGAIRWWEGETPGEAA, encoded by the coding sequence GTGAACCGCCTCAGGCGCCCCAGCCACGTGTACGTGGACCTCGAGCGCTGCATCGGCTGCGAGGTCTGCGAGGACGTGTCCCCCGGGACCCTGGCGGCCGCCGCGCGTGGTCCCGTGCCGGCCGACGAGAACAGCCTCGACGCGATGGCCGCCTGCCCCACGGGCGCCATCCGCTGGTGGGAAGGAGAGACACCCGGTGAAGCAGCTTGA
- a CDS encoding RDD family protein — protein sequence MSDRDPLDPMSQEPVPTEPQPTEQQPTEPQPTEPVPPASYTPPPAPASVATSGTAAKADTGKRVLAYIIDLAVAWALGWIIPTFIGPLLGALYLLLRDGFDFDFMKGRSLGKHLMNLRLVRLDGGKVDLSTSASRNWTIALASLAGSLGVFGGIVTLGLTFLLIIVGIVLQLAEVVLTLTDAEGRRIGDKLAGTKVVDQPQ from the coding sequence ATGTCCGACCGCGATCCGCTCGACCCCATGAGCCAGGAGCCGGTGCCGACCGAGCCGCAGCCGACCGAGCAGCAGCCGACCGAGCCGCAGCCGACCGAGCCGGTGCCGCCCGCCAGCTACACGCCGCCTCCCGCGCCCGCGAGCGTGGCCACGTCGGGCACCGCCGCCAAGGCCGACACCGGCAAGCGGGTCCTCGCCTACATCATCGACCTGGCAGTCGCTTGGGCGCTGGGCTGGATCATCCCCACCTTCATCGGGCCGCTCCTGGGCGCGCTCTACCTGCTCCTGCGCGACGGCTTCGACTTCGACTTCATGAAGGGCCGGTCGCTGGGCAAGCACCTCATGAACCTGCGCCTGGTGCGCCTCGACGGCGGGAAGGTGGACCTCTCCACCTCGGCCTCGCGCAACTGGACCATCGCGCTGGCCTCGCTCGCCGGCTCCCTCGGCGTGTTCGGGGGGATCGTCACGCTGGGCCTGACGTTCCTGCTGATCATCGTGGGCATCGTCCTGCAGCTCGCCGAGGTCGTGCTGACCCTGACCGACGCCGAGGGCCGCAGGATCGGCGACAAGCTCGCCGGCACGAAGGTCGTCGACCAGCCGCAGTAG